In Paroedura picta isolate Pp20150507F chromosome 6, Ppicta_v3.0, whole genome shotgun sequence, one genomic interval encodes:
- the LOC143840572 gene encoding olfactory receptor 52R1-like — protein sequence MSPPNASWTPSHPAFFLLVGIPGLEQAQGWIAIPLCLMYITATVGNGTVLYIIKTEPSLHEPMYLFLAMLAGTDLVLSTSTVPKMLAVFWLGSRAIDFHACLAQMFVIHAFSSVESGVLMAMALDRYIAICSPLRHSVILSLSVIVKLGGFILLRGVILISPFSILASRLPFCSHHFIAHSYCEHMAVVKLVCGNVRTNTVYGLFVAFVVVGFDVFIIAASYAMILQAVLKLPSHEARLKAFGTCASHICVILSFYIPGLFTFLTHRFGHNIPHHVHIMVAILYLLVPPALNPIVYGVKTKTIWDRALAMFPMRGRKRQHLGHN from the coding sequence ATGTCTCCTCCAAACGCCAGCTGGACTCCTTCCCACCCTGCCTTCTTCCTCCTGGTGGGCATCCCTGGGTTGGAGCAGGCGCAGGGCTGGATCGCCATCCCTTTGTGCCTCATGTACATCACCGCAACTGTGGGAAATGGCACCGTTCTCTACATCATCAAGACAGAGCCCAGCTTGCATGAGCCCATGTACCTCTTCCTGGCCATGCTGGCCGGCACCGACCTGGTTCTCTCCACTTCCACCGTGCCCAAAATGTTGGCTGTTTTCTGGCTGGGCTCCAGAGCCATTGATTTCCACGCCTGCCTGGCCCAGATGTTTGTCATCCACGCTTTCTCTTCCGTTGAATCCGGCGTGCTCATGGCCATGGCTCTGGACCGCTACATCGCCATCTGCTCCCCGCTCAGGCACTCCGTTATCCTCTCCTTGTCGGTGATAGTGAAGCTGGGGGGCTTCATCCTGCTGCGCGGAGTGATCCTCATCAgccccttctccatcctggccagCAGACTCCCTTTCTGCAGCCACCATTTCATCGCCCACTCGTACTGTGAACACATGGCCGTGGTGAAGCTGGTTTGCGGGAATGTCCGAACCAACACTGTGTACGGCCTCTTTGTGGCTTTCGTCGTGGTTGGGTTTGATGTCTTCATCATTGCCGCATCCTAtgccatgatcctccaggccgtccTGAAGCTTCCATCCCATGAGGCTCGCCTGAAGGCCTTTGGAACCTGTGCCTCTCACATCTGTGTCATCCTCTCCTTCTATATTCCTGGTCTCTTCACTTTCCTCACACACCGGTTTGGCCACAACATTCCCCACCACGTCCACATCATGGTGGCCATTCTCTACCTTCTGGTGCCACCCGCTTTGAACCCCATTGTGTATGGGGTGAAAACCAAGACCATTTGGGACAGAGCTCTCGCCATGTTCCCTATGCGAGGAAGAAAGAGGCAGCATTTAGGACATAACTAA